A region of Pseudomonadota bacterium DNA encodes the following proteins:
- a CDS encoding HNH endonuclease — protein sequence MTREAVLAEVCRRAVAGVSGKSRRRTVVVMHYDRGSDRGWMETDRGAVPVSASEVHDAVNEGRVVVASEDAARETAGASGDVEHAAAALPDEPGASGDVEPQPLPVQPRRGAKRRFRQRPTVAVIDALHARSNGRCEQCGQGGFLHVHHQLPWSRGGDNSLDNLRLLCSACHDLHHQPDFKRDEGWAQARNRAVVRASRKAS from the coding sequence ATGACCCGCGAGGCGGTGCTTGCAGAGGTCTGCCGCCGCGCGGTTGCGGGGGTGTCGGGAAAGTCGCGTCGCCGCACGGTGGTGGTGATGCACTACGACCGCGGCAGCGACCGCGGCTGGATGGAGACCGATCGCGGTGCGGTGCCGGTGTCTGCGAGCGAGGTGCACGACGCCGTAAACGAGGGACGTGTGGTGGTGGCTTCGGAAGACGCGGCTCGCGAGACGGCAGGGGCCTCGGGCGATGTGGAGCACGCCGCAGCAGCGCTGCCGGATGAGCCAGGGGCCTCGGGCGATGTGGAGCCTCAGCCCCTACCGGTGCAGCCGAGGCGCGGAGCGAAGCGGCGATTTCGACAGCGCCCGACGGTGGCCGTCATCGATGCGCTGCACGCCCGATCGAATGGGCGATGCGAGCAGTGCGGTCAGGGCGGTTTCTTGCATGTGCATCATCAGCTACCCTGGAGCCGCGGCGGCGACAACTCCCTCGACAATCTGCGACTGCTCTGCTCTGCGTGCCACGATCTGCACCACCAGCCCGACTTCAAGCGCGACGAAGGGTGGGCACAGGCGCGCAACAGGGCGGTTGTGCGCGCATCGAGGAAGGCTTCCTAG